A DNA window from Turicibacter sp. TJ11 contains the following coding sequences:
- a CDS encoding MarR family winged helix-turn-helix transcriptional regulator codes for MKPNCVGKEIHSVGNLIKRQVDNLSSIRYADQLTGTNGWIIDYLYHHQDQDIFQKDIEEIFEVTRSTASKVITLMEKKGMLTRTTVPHDARLKKLTLTPLALEMEATILNDIQQFEKQLIKGLNEQEINFLFHCLSKIRNNIRSF; via the coding sequence ATGAAACCAAATTGTGTAGGAAAAGAAATACATTCCGTAGGAAATCTAATTAAAAGACAAGTCGATAATTTAAGTTCTATTCGATATGCTGATCAACTAACCGGCACAAATGGATGGATTATTGATTACTTATATCATCATCAAGACCAAGATATTTTTCAAAAGGATATCGAGGAAATATTTGAAGTCACTCGCTCGACCGCTTCAAAGGTAATTACTTTAATGGAAAAGAAAGGAATGCTCACTCGAACTACTGTCCCTCACGATGCGAGGTTAAAAAAATTAACGTTAACTCCGTTAGCATTAGAAATGGAGGCGACGATTCTCAACGATATTCAGCAATTTGAAAAACAATTAATTAAGGGCTTAAATGAACAAGAAATTAATTTTTTATTTCACTGTTTATCAAAAATCAGAAATAATATTAGATCATTTTAA
- a CDS encoding ABC transporter ATP-binding protein, whose translation MINRLSQSIREYKKDSILAPIYVSLEVLLEVVIPILMASLIDYGIDAGNLNYVIKMGVMLLVFAAISLLTGALAGRSAAIASSGFAKNLRQDMYYNVQNFSFSNIDKFSTASIVTRLTTDVTNVQNAFQMIIRMAFRAPIMLTFAMIAAFRIHAQLSLIFLVAVPILGIGLYIIMINAHPIFERIFQIYDRLNNIIQENLHGIRVVKSFIREEYEEEKFMNVSDQIYQNFTKAEKILAFNMPLMQFCMYSCTLLISWFGARLIITTGNDPVSGLSTGQLMSLIAYATQILMSLMMLSMVFVMITISRASAERIVEVLEEESDLKNGAHPIYEVKDGSITFENVSFKYYQSAEKECLKQINLTIESGQTIGIIGGTGSSKTSLVQLIPRLYDVTKGRVTVGGVDVRDYDLESLRQQVAMVLQKNILFSGTIKENLRWGNEQATDEELKRACELAQADDFIQNFPDGYDTYIEQGGSNVSGGQKQRLCIARALLKKPKILILDDSTSAVDTKTDALIRQGFASDIPNTTKIIIAQRISSIQDADQILVMNDGEINAIGTHDELLKTCSIYQEVYHSQVNGGNVDETI comes from the coding sequence ATGATTAATCGCTTATCACAATCGATTCGAGAATATAAAAAAGATTCGATTTTAGCACCGATCTACGTTTCTTTAGAAGTTCTCTTAGAAGTTGTCATTCCAATCCTAATGGCAAGTTTAATCGATTATGGAATCGATGCGGGAAATTTAAATTATGTTATAAAAATGGGGGTTATGTTATTAGTCTTTGCTGCTATTAGTTTATTAACAGGAGCTTTAGCCGGTCGAAGTGCAGCTATTGCATCATCAGGATTTGCTAAAAATCTTCGTCAAGATATGTATTATAATGTTCAAAACTTTTCATTTTCTAACATTGATAAATTTTCAACGGCGAGTATTGTCACGCGTTTAACGACAGATGTCACCAATGTGCAAAATGCTTTTCAGATGATTATTCGCATGGCTTTTCGTGCGCCAATCATGTTAACGTTCGCAATGATTGCAGCTTTTAGAATTCATGCCCAATTATCTTTAATCTTTCTAGTCGCAGTTCCAATCCTTGGAATCGGGTTATATATCATTATGATTAATGCACATCCAATATTTGAACGCATTTTTCAAATTTATGATCGATTAAATAACATCATCCAAGAAAATTTACATGGTATTCGTGTCGTTAAATCTTTTATTCGTGAAGAATATGAAGAAGAAAAATTCATGAATGTTTCGGATCAAATTTATCAAAACTTTACAAAGGCTGAAAAAATATTAGCATTTAATATGCCTTTAATGCAATTTTGTATGTACTCTTGTACTTTACTCATCTCTTGGTTTGGTGCTCGTTTAATTATTACAACAGGTAATGATCCTGTTTCAGGACTTAGTACCGGACAATTAATGAGTTTAATCGCTTATGCTACTCAAATTTTAATGAGTTTAATGATGTTATCAATGGTTTTTGTCATGATAACTATTTCTCGTGCATCGGCTGAGCGTATTGTTGAAGTGTTAGAAGAAGAGAGTGATTTAAAAAATGGTGCTCATCCGATTTATGAAGTGAAAGATGGTTCAATTACATTCGAAAATGTTTCATTTAAATACTATCAATCAGCTGAAAAAGAATGTCTAAAACAAATTAATTTAACCATTGAATCAGGACAAACAATTGGAATTATCGGAGGAACTGGATCATCTAAAACAAGTCTAGTTCAGCTGATTCCACGTCTGTACGATGTTACAAAAGGACGTGTAACGGTTGGTGGCGTAGATGTTCGTGACTATGATTTAGAATCACTTCGTCAACAAGTTGCGATGGTTCTTCAAAAGAATATCCTATTCTCAGGAACAATTAAAGAAAACCTTCGTTGGGGAAATGAACAAGCAACAGACGAAGAATTAAAAAGAGCTTGTGAATTAGCACAAGCTGATGACTTCATTCAAAACTTTCCTGATGGATATGATACTTATATCGAGCAAGGTGGAAGCAATGTATCAGGTGGTCAAAAACAACGTCTATGTATTGCACGTGCTTTACTAAAAAAACCTAAAATTTTAATTTTAGATGATTCAACAAGTGCTGTTGATACGAAGACAGATGCTTTAATTCGTCAAGGATTCGCTTCAGATATCCCAAATACGACAAAAATCATTATTGCTCAACGTATCTCCTCTATTCAAGATGCTGATCAAATTCTTGTTATGAATGACGGAGAAATTAACGCGATTGGAACTCATGATGAATTATTAAAGACATGTTCAATTTATCAAGAAGTATATCATTCGCAAGTGAATGGAGGGAACGTTGATGAAACAATCTAA